The DNA segment TATAAACCTTGCCGCTAACTACAACTTTGGAGAAGGGCATAACCTAGACACAGCGTATTGGCAATATAATTGGTTAGGACAACGCAGAGAATCTCCTTCTAAGGGAGAAGTCTCCGCATCCGACTACCGTTATAACGACCATAATGGAACCATCAATGCCTGCTTCAATTACGAACCTATTTCGGGCCAACGCATCACCATTAATAATGTGACCAATCTCTTTTCGCGAAAAGGTGATGACATACTGGATACGGATGATAAAACCAATCAACATCCTAGAGAAAACAACCGAAACATTCTGGGTATAGGCCTGGGCAGTGACTTTGGAGACAAGATGAGTACCTCCCTATTTGCCAAGCGATATTCTTATCATTCATCAGCCTATATAAATGTCAATTATGCCGATGTAGAAGACTATCAGATGGTATCTTTAAGCGATTCTAAATGGGGTTATGGTTTTACTTTTACCTATTTTTTAAAGCCTGATATTCAACTAAAAGCCAACTATGAGTTGACATGCCGAATGCCTGAGAGCCAGGAACTATTTGGGCAGGTATTTACTAGTTACACGACTAACTTTAGTCTTAAACCTGAATCCAGCAATAACTTAAACTTGGGTATTCACTTAAATAAACCATTGAAACAAAATAACTTTTTTAGTGCTGACATCAACCTTTTTTACCGAAGAACCAACGATTTTATTAAACGCGTTGTAACTGTTACATCCGATGAATCTCACGAAAACATTTCATTGGTTAGAACGCCTGGTATTGATGCTGAATTGCGCTATTCCCATGGCAACCAGTTTACTTTCGGCACCAATATTTCATATCAAAGACCCATGAAGTATGATCCTAAAAACGATCCTACTCAAATAAATGCACTCGTACCCAACGAACCCAACTTCTTTGGAAACGCCGATGCAGGTTATTTTTTAAACGATTTATGGCTTAAAGATAGCAAATTGACCATTCGCTATCATTTGCAATTTATTTACGAATTTCTCAACGAATGGAATACGTATGAGTCGGCTGCCAAAAATCCTACCCAGTGGAGTCATGGTATCGGCATGGTGTATTCCTGGAAAAAAGGCAAATACAATTTATCCTTAGATGGTAAGAACATATTGGATGCCAAGTTATACGACAATTTCAGTCTGCAAAAACCTGGTCGTAATTTCTCTGTCAAGTTCAGGTATTTTTTCAAGAAAATTTAATTAATAATAAATAAGACGATTATGAAAACAAAACATTCTTTTTCTAAATTATTCTTTGCTGTACTAATTTCAGCACTCTCATTCACATCCTGTGATGATGACAACGACAATACTATCATAGATCCAGATGACAACTACGAAAGCAAATATATTGTAGTAGGGTCATCAGGCGAGAACGACTACCTGGTGACGGGAACCAGTGTAGAAACAGATAGTATCTTTGACGCAACTTCAGCAGATGCGTTGCAATCTGCGGGCAGTAGCTTTTGGTCCTTTGTCGGTAACAAAGTAGCTTATGGTTTCCTATACAATTCTACCGAAGCGGGTGTAACAGGGTCTTATATTTTAAACAGTGATGGTAATATTAAACAACGTAACGAATTAGGCTTAGAAGTTTCGGTACACACCAAAGGAATTGTAGGAGACAAACTTATTGTAGCTTATTCTGACAGACTTAGAGACACAACCGTAGCGAACAATGCATACTTTTACGAAATTGATCCAGAAACAGATGTTTCCACATTATATACCATTACCACCAATGATATGCTAGAAAATGGTGAGGCTGGTTATATTACAGATATAGCAGAATACGAAGGCTATATGATTGCCGGTGCACGTAGTATCAACTCTTCAAGCTTCACTTCCGAATACCTGAATAACACCTACGTGGTCGTATTCAATAACGATTACTCGGTGAAGCAAGTCATAAAAGATGAGGGCAGAACCGGATTTGTGGCAGGACAAAAATACTCTCAAGGATTAACAGGACTGGAAGTGATTGAAAACGGTGACTTGTATGTATTCTCCTCCGGACAAACCAATTATGTTGTTGCAGATTCGATTCTGGTGCCTTCTGGAATACTTAAGATCAATGCCGGCCATTTTGCATTTGATGAAGATTATTTTTTCAATATCACCGAAGCCTCTGGAGGCTATAACCTATACAGAAGTTATTATATGGGAGGAAGCACTTTTATATTGTCCATGTATCCGGGCATAGGCTCTAAGGCTACATTTGGCATTGATGCAGACCGTTTTGCCGTGGTGAACGTAGCCTCTGAAACCTTTACTTGGGTAAGTAATTTCGCCACTGCAAAAGGTATTGAAGATGATCCGTTTTTTGTGGGAGAACCATTTATTGATGCCGACAATGACCAATTGGTTGTTCCTGTAGTAAACTCTGATAATGAAAATTACTTATACACCATTCATCCGGAAACAGCAACAGCCACCAAGGGTGCAAAGGTTATAGCCGAAGGTGTTAGTGCCATAGGAAAGCTTACAAATCAGATCAATTAAAATAGAAAAAATATTTCTCATCCAAATTATGCACAATAACTCCGATCGTAATACCATTCGATCGGAGTTATTTTTATGTAGCCAAATAACGAAATAAATTTTGTCGCTCAGCGGAACTTATGGCCTTACCTTCAAAAAGGTGCTTTTGATTGATTCCACAACTATTCGTTTATTTAGTGATGCTCTTAAAGGACTAAAGGAGACAGAAAAAAGAAAGGTGGGCTTAAAGTACATATGCTCATTGATATAGTGCAATTAATTGGCAGGATTGTAGAAGTTACAACAGCTAAGATTCATGACAAAAACTTTCTCAATCATACGCACGCAGTATGACTTACCTTAATAGCCCAACTTTTAATGACTGTCATTCAAAAGAAGACGCAAACCAGGAAAGCATTTTCTATGGTCGCACCACTCATGAGAATAAGGTAGCTTATCTACAATTCTGAAAAAACACGCTTGTTCTTATTTATTTTTTTCCTTTTGTTGAGCCAAATAATAAAACCGGTAACTGGTAAACTAGATGCTATTAAACCTCCTAAAAAGGTAACTATTTTCCCAAACAAACCCATATAATTACCGAGATGAAGACTCCAATATACATCTTCAACTTTTTTATTGATTCTAAAGGCTCTTGGCAAATCAAATTTTTCTCCTGTATATTTATCATAGGCCACATACACTCCATCCATTGCACTTTTTATACCTATCTTGTTAGACATTTTTATCAACAAGTAATCCCACTGATCCATGCGAAAAGTTAATAATTGTAGTTGATTTTTGTGCGGATAGGTCTCAAATGCATCTTGAATAGCAACATCAATAGAAGCCTGTGATGATATTGTATCCTTGGGTGCTTGCACCATCAATGATTTCATTTCCAAGGCCGCATCACCACCAAAAAGGTTTTTGGTAAAAGCAGCAAAAGGTTTAAAAGCAATCAACAAACCTGTTATAACTAAAATAAAGGCAATGCCTGCACCATAAAAACCATAAACCTTATGTAAATCGAGATTAATACGCTTTAATGAGGCTGACCATTTAATGGTAAATGATGCTTTTTTATGCTTCTTATCCCACTTTTGAGGCCACCATAACACAATGCCCGATATTAAAGCAATCAGAAATAGTATACTTACTATGTCAATAATCCAAGGTCCTCCATCATGCCACAATAAAGAGTGGTGTAGATGTGCCAATACATAAAAGAAATAAATGGTCGCATCATCCTTTAAAATCTCACCTGTGTACTGGTCAATATAAACCATATGCAGGCCTTCTGTTTTGCTATAACTGTTAAACCTAATACTCCGGTGGGGATCCTTATAACAAACCATATAGCTGGGTTGCATCCGCTTAGGAAAGGCCTCTCGGACTATGTCTAGCAGTTTTTCGGTAGACAGCCTACTTTCTTTTACCTCATTTACATATCTGGCTTCGCCTGCCGATAAATCAATTATTTCGTCACTAAAAACAAAAATTGTACCTGTAATACAAACAAAAAATACCAGAGGAGCGGATATTAAGCCCAACCATAAATGGACCTTCGTCCACAATTCTTTAGAAATCATCATTAATATATTATAGTTATTATTATTTCAACAATTCAGGTATATCTATTTGGGGATAAAGTGATCTGGCCTCTTGAAATTTTTCTTTGGCTAACTGCAACTTGTTCATTTTTATATACAATTCTCCCAAGGCCTGATAAGAATAAGCGCTGTTAGGATAGTTATAAATGTTAAGTAATAGCAATTTTTCAGCACTCGCAAGTTCTTCGCGTAAAACACAGTAGTCTGCTATTTTCTTCACCAAACCTTCTGGTGGTTCTATCTTGAAGCAAATACTGTCACTTACCTGCCGATAATGTTCCATCAGCAAAGCCGGACGAATGGGTATTTCCTTTACTGGCAAGCAAATACCATCATAAATATAACGTACGGAATTATAGCTGGCTGGTAAAAAAATAGTTCCATGATTTTCTTTAGATAGATATTCAAAATGATAACGTAAGCCTCTATTGGCAAATGCTTCCAGGACTTCATTTTTATATGCTAAAATAGATTGTGAATGACGATAACGATCTTTTTCTTTGGTCTGATTGTATGCCATAGATAGGTATAAACACCTCCCTTGCAAATCGATCGTATCTTTTAACAAAAGTGCTGATTTATAAATAGATCTATCATCCCACCAAATACTCGGATCATGAACAACATAGCTATTGAAACACGTTGGTCGCTCCTGCAAGGCATACAGCGCAAAGAGTCCTCCAAACGAATGACCATTCAAGATTCGGTATCCATTGGTTCTATAGCTTCGATCCACGAAGGGAATCAATTCCTTTTCAATAAACTGCAAAAAATGGGCTGCTCCTCCACTGGTTTCATGTATCTTTTTACCTGAATGAATAACCGAGCTGTTAGTGGGTGTCATATCACGTGAACGGTCGTTATTCACAATACCCACAATAATCATCTCAGGCATATAATTGTACAAGCCTCCTGTTAAAGCCTCACGCACCGCTATCATGGAATGAAAATGAAAGGCAGGATCCAATAGATACATCACCGGGTAAAATGCCGGTGCACACAAGCTATCTTGGTACGATTGGGGTAAAGACACCCATAGGGTCCTGTTTTCATCGAGTATAGTGGAATGGAAATCAAGCTTATGCCCGACAATAATATCCTGTGCAAAAAAGTTATGAAATAGAAAGTAAAAAAAGAACAATAGGGAAACCCTTTTCAAAATGTGCCTCATCAAAACCTAAAATTTAAAAAATACAATTCAAACAACTGTATATATTAGCATTAAAGGTTCTAAAAATAACCTGACATCTTATAGGGTACAATACTTAAAAATGATGATTTACAAAAAGCAGGTGTGCGACACCTGCTTTACAAATCGTATATGGTAACGCAAAACTAAACCCGTACTCCAGCCGCCTGTAACATATAATTATGTAGGTCGGTATTTTTTACCAGAGGAGGCAATGCTTCTGTTTCGACACCATACATAGCTAATTCAACAAAATCGGCAGAATGGTTCATTCCTGACCAAAAAATAGAGATGTAATTTTCCTGAATTTCAGCCAATTGCTTAAAAGGAAGTTTATAGGAGTTATAGAGGCCTCCGTTATCAAACTTTGAATATGCTTTTAAAATTGTCTTAGCTTCCTCTTCTGAAATGGTATACCCATGTGCATAATTTATTCGCTCAACTACATTAGCGGGCGAATCTGTTTTTTTAATATTGTGCAATACCCACTCATTACTATGCTTGAAACTTTGTAACAAATCGAACTTTTGGTCCACTTTTGTACTTTTTATTAAACCAGGATTTGAATTACCATGATCGGTTGTTATAATCACCAAAGTATCATTTCTATTTTCAGCAAACTTAATAGCCACTTCTACAGCCTGGTCAAAGGCCA comes from the Saccharicrinis fermentans DSM 9555 = JCM 21142 genome and includes:
- a CDS encoding TonB-dependent receptor plug domain-containing protein; its protein translation is MKLTITLLLFIVSCSIINGQQVTIQGNIIDESGLPLTGATVHQKYTNNATTSNNNGYYRLTVNTTRQSSLVYSMVGCLPKEIIIEASSNSPLKYDVVLEADPATTLNETVVIAKSNIRLVEETGFNVVAIDAKPYHNSAINLTELLNQTPGVKINQVGGLGSKTNVTINGLSGNHVRFFIDGMPMDAMSSSFQINNLPVNMAERIEVYKGVVPVNFGSDALGGAVNIVTKKTPGSYLDASYSYGSFNTHLSYINAGHTSENGFTIQLNAYQNYSDNSYYVDDVSVLDFETNLYTSPQRVKRFHDTYHNETVILKTGIVNKPFADQLLLGFTLGQEYKEIQHPAYINPVYGDKVYTSNTIMPSFLYSKDDLLIEHLDINLAANYNFGEGHNLDTAYWQYNWLGQRRESPSKGEVSASDYRYNDHNGTINACFNYEPISGQRITINNVTNLFSRKGDDILDTDDKTNQHPRENNRNILGIGLGSDFGDKMSTSLFAKRYSYHSSAYINVNYADVEDYQMVSLSDSKWGYGFTFTYFLKPDIQLKANYELTCRMPESQELFGQVFTSYTTNFSLKPESSNNLNLGIHLNKPLKQNNFFSADINLFYRRTNDFIKRVVTVTSDESHENISLVRTPGIDAELRYSHGNQFTFGTNISYQRPMKYDPKNDPTQINALVPNEPNFFGNADAGYFLNDLWLKDSKLTIRYHLQFIYEFLNEWNTYESAAKNPTQWSHGIGMVYSWKKGKYNLSLDGKNILDAKLYDNFSLQKPGRNFSVKFRYFFKKI
- a CDS encoding DUF4374 domain-containing protein, producing the protein MKTKHSFSKLFFAVLISALSFTSCDDDNDNTIIDPDDNYESKYIVVGSSGENDYLVTGTSVETDSIFDATSADALQSAGSSFWSFVGNKVAYGFLYNSTEAGVTGSYILNSDGNIKQRNELGLEVSVHTKGIVGDKLIVAYSDRLRDTTVANNAYFYEIDPETDVSTLYTITTNDMLENGEAGYITDIAEYEGYMIAGARSINSSSFTSEYLNNTYVVVFNNDYSVKQVIKDEGRTGFVAGQKYSQGLTGLEVIENGDLYVFSSGQTNYVVADSILVPSGILKINAGHFAFDEDYFFNITEASGGYNLYRSYYMGGSTFILSMYPGIGSKATFGIDADRFAVVNVASETFTWVSNFATAKGIEDDPFFVGEPFIDADNDQLVVPVVNSDNENYLYTIHPETATATKGAKVIAEGVSAIGKLTNQIN
- a CDS encoding PepSY-associated TM helix domain-containing protein, with amino-acid sequence MMISKELWTKVHLWLGLISAPLVFFVCITGTIFVFSDEIIDLSAGEARYVNEVKESRLSTEKLLDIVREAFPKRMQPSYMVCYKDPHRSIRFNSYSKTEGLHMVYIDQYTGEILKDDATIYFFYVLAHLHHSLLWHDGGPWIIDIVSILFLIALISGIVLWWPQKWDKKHKKASFTIKWSASLKRINLDLHKVYGFYGAGIAFILVITGLLIAFKPFAAFTKNLFGGDAALEMKSLMVQAPKDTISSQASIDVAIQDAFETYPHKNQLQLLTFRMDQWDYLLIKMSNKIGIKSAMDGVYVAYDKYTGEKFDLPRAFRINKKVEDVYWSLHLGNYMGLFGKIVTFLGGLIASSLPVTGFIIWLNKRKKINKNKRVFSEL
- a CDS encoding alpha/beta hydrolase-fold protein; translated protein: MRHILKRVSLLFFFYFLFHNFFAQDIIVGHKLDFHSTILDENRTLWVSLPQSYQDSLCAPAFYPVMYLLDPAFHFHSMIAVREALTGGLYNYMPEMIIVGIVNNDRSRDMTPTNSSVIHSGKKIHETSGGAAHFLQFIEKELIPFVDRSYRTNGYRILNGHSFGGLFALYALQERPTCFNSYVVHDPSIWWDDRSIYKSALLLKDTIDLQGRCLYLSMAYNQTKEKDRYRHSQSILAYKNEVLEAFANRGLRYHFEYLSKENHGTIFLPASYNSVRYIYDGICLPVKEIPIRPALLMEHYRQVSDSICFKIEPPEGLVKKIADYCVLREELASAEKLLLLNIYNYPNSAYSYQALGELYIKMNKLQLAKEKFQEARSLYPQIDIPELLK